In a single window of the Blastopirellula retiformator genome:
- a CDS encoding FAD-dependent oxidoreductase: MLPLLLLLAFAAPLWGQSVLVEAESFAQPGGWKLDTQFIREMGSPYLLAHGLGDPVADATAKVTFPETGEYKVFVRTKDWVARWNAPGTPGRFQLLVNGQPLQETFGTKGADWNWQAGGSVKIDSKEVELALHDLTGFDGRCDAILFTKDDATPPNEGKILSAWRRDLLGLEEKPTEKGGYDLVVVGGGYSGMGAALSAARMGCKVALIQDRPVLGGNGSSEVRVWAMGNIRRGKYPRIGEIVEEFSDQAKKSPGTYEEFGDDKKEAIVEAEKNIDLFLNHHAFKVEMDGEKKIAAVYAFDTRTSEEKRFTSQLFVDCTGHGTIGYLAGADFDMAEKGRMGMSNMWAWAEADEERKFPETPWALDLSMKDFPYPRDHHGQWFWESGFDKDPLGDAEGIRDWNLRAVYGAFNAMKNKDGADKHESAYLTWMAYVGGPRESRLLRGDVVLNQDDIVAKRDFTDGCVPSTWSIDLHYPKKQFAEKFPDNPFISIAVHDRRVDRNFGYPVPYRCFYSRNIDNLFMAGRCISVDHEALGTVRVMKTCGMMGEVVGKAASLCATYDCTPREVYERYWPEMDQLLKLPGKARRADLDDEIEIPANVPLLAGPYGPPTGLDPAKLAGTVVDDTEAERIGKWTEGAGLKGYVGYGYLYAGGDSGGAVRFAVEAPEAGLYDIHFAYQPHENRGKTVPVVVETKNQRLEKKINQQAVPPIEGGFISLGELNLDKGEVVTVIVATAGAGGNVHADAVQIVPVKK, translated from the coding sequence CTGCTTCCCCTACTCTTGCTGCTCGCCTTCGCCGCCCCACTGTGGGGACAATCAGTTCTCGTCGAAGCCGAAAGCTTCGCCCAACCGGGCGGCTGGAAACTCGACACCCAGTTCATTCGCGAGATGGGTTCGCCCTATCTGCTCGCACATGGACTTGGCGATCCGGTCGCTGACGCCACCGCCAAGGTGACCTTCCCCGAAACGGGTGAATACAAGGTCTTCGTTCGCACCAAGGATTGGGTCGCCCGCTGGAACGCGCCTGGTACGCCCGGCCGATTTCAGTTGCTGGTCAATGGCCAACCGCTGCAGGAAACCTTCGGCACCAAAGGCGCCGATTGGAACTGGCAAGCAGGGGGCAGCGTGAAGATCGACTCGAAAGAAGTCGAACTGGCGCTGCATGACCTGACCGGTTTCGACGGTCGCTGCGATGCGATCCTGTTTACCAAAGACGACGCGACGCCGCCGAACGAAGGCAAGATCCTATCGGCCTGGCGTCGCGATTTGCTCGGCCTGGAAGAGAAGCCGACCGAGAAGGGCGGCTACGACCTGGTGGTGGTCGGCGGCGGTTACTCTGGGATGGGCGCGGCGCTCTCGGCGGCTCGCATGGGCTGCAAAGTGGCGCTGATTCAAGATCGCCCGGTGCTTGGGGGTAATGGTTCCAGCGAAGTCCGCGTCTGGGCGATGGGTAACATCCGTCGCGGCAAGTACCCGCGGATCGGCGAAATCGTCGAAGAGTTCTCGGACCAAGCGAAGAAGTCGCCAGGCACGTACGAAGAGTTTGGCGACGACAAGAAAGAAGCGATCGTCGAGGCCGAGAAAAACATCGATCTGTTTCTGAATCACCACGCCTTCAAAGTCGAGATGGACGGCGAAAAGAAGATCGCTGCCGTCTATGCCTTCGATACCCGCACCAGTGAAGAAAAGCGTTTCACCAGCCAGTTGTTCGTCGACTGCACCGGCCACGGCACGATCGGCTATCTCGCCGGCGCCGACTTCGATATGGCCGAAAAAGGTCGCATGGGCATGAGCAACATGTGGGCCTGGGCCGAAGCGGACGAAGAACGCAAGTTTCCGGAAACGCCCTGGGCGCTTGACCTGTCGATGAAAGACTTTCCTTACCCCCGCGACCACCATGGTCAGTGGTTCTGGGAAAGCGGTTTTGACAAAGATCCGCTCGGCGACGCCGAAGGGATCCGCGACTGGAACCTGCGGGCGGTCTACGGCGCCTTCAACGCGATGAAGAACAAGGACGGCGCCGACAAACACGAGTCGGCCTATCTGACCTGGATGGCCTATGTCGGCGGACCGCGCGAATCGCGTCTGCTGCGAGGCGACGTCGTCTTGAATCAAGATGACATCGTCGCCAAACGAGACTTCACCGACGGTTGCGTTCCCAGCACCTGGTCGATCGATTTGCACTATCCAAAGAAGCAATTTGCCGAAAAGTTCCCCGACAACCCGTTCATCTCCATCGCCGTCCACGACCGGCGGGTCGATCGCAACTTCGGCTACCCGGTGCCGTATCGCTGCTTCTACTCGCGGAACATCGACAACCTCTTCATGGCCGGCCGCTGCATCAGCGTCGATCACGAAGCGCTCGGCACGGTCCGCGTGATGAAGACCTGCGGCATGATGGGCGAAGTGGTCGGCAAGGCGGCCAGCTTGTGCGCAACCTACGACTGCACGCCGCGGGAAGTCTACGAGCGCTACTGGCCCGAAATGGACCAACTGCTCAAACTTCCCGGCAAAGCTCGCCGCGCTGACCTGGATGACGAAATCGAAATCCCCGCCAACGTTCCGTTACTAGCCGGTCCGTATGGTCCGCCGACCGGTTTGGATCCCGCCAAGTTAGCTGGAACGGTCGTCGACGACACCGAAGCGGAGCGGATTGGCAAATGGACCGAAGGCGCTGGCCTGAAAGGGTACGTCGGCTACGGCTATCTCTACGCCGGCGGCGACAGCGGCGGAGCGGTTCGCTTTGCCGTCGAAGCGCCGGAAGCAGGCCTGTACGACATTCACTTCGCCTACCAGCCGCACGAGAACCGGGGCAAGACCGTGCCGGTCGTCGTCGAGACGAAAAACCAGCGACTAGAAAAGAAGATCAACCAGCAAGCGGTTCCGCCGATTGAGGGTGGCTTCATCTCGCTGGGCGAATTGAATCTCGACAAGGGAGAGGTCGTGACGGTCATCGTCGCGACCGCCGGCGCCGGCGGAAACGTCCATGCCGACGCGGTTCAAATCGTCCCCGTCAAGAAGTAG